The Cellulomonas fulva genome includes a window with the following:
- a CDS encoding DUF2516 family protein — MGVVGGLQYIVYLVFLLVIFGLAVWALVDAAVRPAGAFVSAGKRTKNFWLAILVAATVLSFLTCPPLYLLPIFLALLSAVAAIVYLVDVRPAVAPYTRRRGPRGPSGPSRGGW; from the coding sequence GTGGGAGTCGTCGGAGGTCTTCAGTACATCGTCTACCTGGTGTTCCTGCTGGTCATCTTCGGGCTGGCGGTGTGGGCACTGGTGGACGCGGCCGTGCGCCCGGCGGGTGCGTTCGTCTCCGCCGGCAAGCGCACCAAGAACTTCTGGCTCGCGATCCTGGTGGCCGCGACCGTGCTGTCCTTCCTGACCTGCCCGCCGCTCTACCTGCTGCCGATCTTCCTGGCGCTGCTGTCCGCGGTCGCCGCGATCGTCTACCTGGTCGACGTGCGGCCCGCCGTCGCGCCGTACACCCGGCGTCGCGGCCCGCGGGGTCCGAGCGGGCCGTCGCGGGGTGGCTGGTGA
- a CDS encoding asparaginase produces the protein MTDVFTSAVPLARVVRGGLVESVHAGHVVVLAPDGEVRLALGDPDVTVWARSSLKPLQAVGMLRHGLDVDDEALALACASHNAQDGHLDVVRALLAGAGLTEADLDNTPDWPLDADAAFAWRAQGRGPEALTQNCSGKHAAMLATCVAAGWPTAGYRDPGHPLQRALHDAVAELTGVAVAHTTVDGCGAPLFSTTLAGLARAFGRLGRAPHDEGHAATPEGRVARAMAGHPWHVAGSGRDATRLMQAVPGLIAKDGADGVYAAGLPDGGAVALKVVDGAARPRATVLAAALVAAGVDAAQVADVAATPVLGHGVPVGAVEPTF, from the coding sequence GTGACCGACGTCTTCACGTCGGCGGTCCCGCTCGCCCGGGTGGTGCGCGGCGGGCTGGTCGAGTCCGTGCACGCGGGCCACGTCGTCGTGCTGGCGCCGGACGGGGAGGTGCGGCTGGCGCTGGGTGACCCGGACGTGACGGTCTGGGCCCGGTCCTCGCTCAAGCCGCTGCAGGCCGTCGGGATGCTGCGGCACGGCCTCGACGTGGACGACGAGGCGCTCGCGCTGGCCTGCGCGAGCCACAACGCCCAGGACGGGCACCTCGACGTCGTGCGCGCGCTGCTGGCCGGTGCGGGCCTGACCGAGGCGGACCTCGACAACACCCCGGACTGGCCGCTCGACGCCGACGCCGCGTTCGCCTGGCGCGCGCAGGGCCGCGGCCCGGAGGCCCTCACGCAGAACTGCTCGGGGAAGCACGCCGCGATGCTCGCGACCTGCGTCGCCGCCGGCTGGCCCACCGCCGGCTACCGGGACCCGGGGCACCCGCTGCAGCGCGCGCTGCACGACGCGGTGGCCGAGCTCACGGGCGTCGCGGTGGCGCACACCACCGTCGACGGGTGCGGGGCACCGCTGTTCTCGACCACGCTCGCCGGGCTCGCCCGCGCCTTCGGACGCCTCGGGCGCGCGCCGCACGACGAGGGTCACGCCGCGACGCCCGAGGGCCGCGTGGCGCGCGCGATGGCCGGCCACCCCTGGCACGTCGCGGGCTCGGGGCGCGACGCCACGCGACTCATGCAGGCGGTGCCCGGGCTCATCGCGAAGGACGGTGCGGACGGCGTGTACGCGGCGGGGCTGCCCGACGGCGGCGCGGTCGCGCTCAAGGTGGTCGACGGCGCAGCACGACCGCGTGCGACCGTGCTCGCGGCGGCGCTGGTCGCGGCGGGCGTGGACGCGGCGCAGGTCGCCGACGTCGCGGCGACGCCGGTGCTGGGCCACGGCGTCCCCGTCGGCGCCGTCGAGCCGACGTTCTGA
- the dtd gene encoding D-aminoacyl-tRNA deacylase — MRAVVQRVTRASVSVAGVVVGAIDRPGLLALVGVTPGDGPAQVELVARKIAELRILRDERSAAEAGAPVLVVSQFTLYADTRKGRRPTWNAAAPGPVAEPLVEAVVAALRERGLEVATGRFGADMAVELVNDGPVTLVLDAPPP; from the coding sequence ATGAGAGCGGTGGTGCAGCGCGTGACGCGCGCGTCGGTGAGCGTCGCGGGCGTGGTGGTGGGCGCGATCGACCGACCCGGCCTGCTCGCGCTCGTCGGGGTGACGCCCGGGGACGGCCCGGCGCAGGTCGAGCTCGTGGCGCGCAAGATCGCGGAGCTGCGGATCCTGCGCGACGAGCGCAGCGCGGCGGAGGCGGGTGCGCCCGTGCTCGTCGTCAGCCAGTTCACGCTGTACGCGGACACGCGCAAGGGCCGGCGGCCCACCTGGAACGCCGCCGCACCCGGACCCGTCGCCGAGCCGCTGGTCGAGGCGGTCGTCGCGGCGCTGCGGGAGCGTGGCCTCGAGGTCGCGACGGGGCGGTTCGGTGCCGACATGGCCGTCGAGCTGGTCAACGACGGCCCCGTGACCCTCGTCCTGGACGCGCCTCCGCCCTGA
- a CDS encoding O-acetyl-ADP-ribose deacetylase encodes MRIEAVRGDITDQDVDVVVNAANSSLLGGGGVDGAIHAAAGPGLLAACRELRRTRLPDGLPPGHAVATDGFALPARWVVHTVGPNWHAGERDLPMLAACFLSSLEVAVGLGARSIAFPAVSAGVYGWDTRVVAQTAVRAVRTWSSSTAQDDGGIELVRFVLFSPAVLAEFEAALA; translated from the coding sequence ATGCGCATCGAGGCCGTCCGTGGGGACATCACCGACCAGGACGTCGACGTCGTCGTGAACGCCGCCAACTCCTCGCTGCTCGGCGGCGGCGGGGTGGACGGCGCCATCCACGCCGCGGCCGGCCCGGGGCTGCTCGCCGCGTGCCGCGAGCTGCGGCGGACCCGGCTGCCGGACGGGCTGCCGCCCGGGCACGCGGTCGCGACCGACGGGTTCGCGCTCCCGGCGCGCTGGGTGGTGCACACCGTCGGTCCCAACTGGCACGCGGGCGAGCGGGACCTGCCGATGCTCGCGGCGTGCTTCCTGTCCTCGCTCGAGGTCGCGGTCGGCCTGGGGGCGCGCAGCATCGCGTTCCCCGCGGTCAGCGCGGGCGTCTACGGGTGGGACACGCGGGTGGTCGCACAGACCGCGGTGCGCGCCGTCCGGACGTGGTCGAGCAGCACCGCGCAGGACGACGGCGGCATCGAGCTGGTCCGGTTCGTGCTCTTCTCGCCCGCGGTGCTGGCCGAGTTCGAGGCCGCGCTGGCCTGA
- a CDS encoding alpha/beta hydrolase family protein — protein MTGTHPRPQDVAGVVLTPGAGADRDHRTLVALEAALAPLPVLRLHFPNRERGSRAPDRPEVAVAHLRERVEAWADELGVPAARLVLGGRSFGGRMSSLAVAQGQPAAGLLLLSYPLHPPGRPETLRTAHLPEIGVPVLAVSGARDPFGTPDELAQHLAAVAGPLELVVVPGDHSPADPPVVAAVTAWLRP, from the coding sequence GTGACCGGGACGCACCCGCGCCCGCAGGACGTCGCGGGCGTGGTGCTCACCCCGGGCGCGGGGGCCGACCGTGACCACCGCACGCTCGTCGCGCTCGAGGCCGCCCTCGCACCGCTGCCCGTCCTGCGGCTCCACTTCCCCAACCGGGAGCGCGGCAGCCGAGCCCCCGACCGGCCCGAGGTCGCCGTCGCCCACCTGCGGGAGCGGGTCGAGGCGTGGGCCGACGAGCTCGGCGTCCCGGCCGCGCGCCTGGTGCTCGGCGGGCGCTCGTTCGGCGGACGGATGAGCTCCCTGGCCGTCGCGCAGGGGCAGCCCGCGGCCGGCCTGCTGCTCCTGTCCTACCCCCTGCACCCGCCCGGCAGGCCGGAGACGCTGCGCACGGCTCACCTGCCGGAGATCGGCGTCCCGGTCCTTGCCGTCTCCGGCGCGCGGGACCCGTTCGGGACGCCCGACGAGCTGGCGCAGCACCTCGCGGCCGTCGCCGGGCCGCTCGAGCTCGTCGTGGTGCCCGGGGACCACAGCCCGGCGGACCCGCCGGTGGTCGCGGCCGTCACGGCGTGGCTCCGCCCCTGA
- a CDS encoding DUF389 domain-containing protein yields MTGRIRDFVLPESQRRTLDELTDDLDLHAGDGRAKRSAFWIMLTLSACIASAGVIGDSTATVIGAMIVAPLSTPIMGVALGVAKRRRTGSLRYVVGGALWVILLGVLFSLLLPDTFQLATNSQISGRTSPGLPDLVAAVATGLAGAIAYSRRDVATVLPGVAIAISLVPPLAVVGVCLGEGAFTFAAGALLLFVSNLLALVLAGTIVYAALRYSERREDGEPASLRRAYLAIGGLFAVVAVPLVANTVATALLSSWGVTVRDATEDWLADVPGATVTDVTHEFVDYTVDVRVAGGELPPAQDLLDSLEGRVPNGVLVTVRTTVGSTLEVGAVGG; encoded by the coding sequence GTGACCGGCAGAATCCGCGACTTCGTCCTCCCCGAGTCGCAGCGACGCACGCTCGACGAGCTCACCGACGACCTCGACCTGCACGCGGGCGACGGACGCGCCAAGCGCTCCGCGTTCTGGATCATGCTCACGCTCTCGGCATGCATCGCGTCGGCGGGCGTCATCGGCGACTCCACCGCGACGGTGATCGGCGCCATGATCGTCGCGCCGCTGTCCACGCCGATCATGGGCGTCGCGCTCGGCGTCGCGAAGCGCCGGCGCACGGGCTCGCTGCGGTACGTCGTCGGTGGTGCCCTGTGGGTGATCCTGCTCGGGGTGCTGTTCAGCCTGCTGCTGCCGGACACGTTCCAGCTCGCCACCAACAGCCAGATCAGCGGCCGCACGTCCCCGGGGCTGCCGGACCTGGTCGCGGCCGTGGCGACCGGGCTCGCGGGCGCGATCGCGTACTCGCGCCGGGACGTCGCGACCGTGCTGCCCGGCGTCGCGATCGCCATCTCGCTGGTCCCGCCGCTCGCCGTGGTCGGCGTCTGCCTGGGCGAGGGGGCGTTCACCTTCGCCGCCGGCGCGCTGCTGCTGTTCGTCTCGAACCTGCTCGCGCTGGTGCTCGCCGGGACGATCGTCTACGCCGCGCTGCGGTACTCGGAGCGCCGCGAGGACGGTGAGCCGGCGTCGCTGCGCCGTGCCTACCTCGCCATCGGGGGTCTGTTCGCGGTCGTCGCGGTCCCGCTGGTGGCGAACACGGTCGCCACCGCGCTGCTCTCGTCGTGGGGCGTGACGGTCCGCGACGCGACCGAGGACTGGCTCGCGGACGTGCCGGGCGCGACCGTCACGGACGTCACGCACGAGTTCGTCGACTACACGGTCGACGTGCGGGTGGCCGGTGGTGAGCTCCCGCCCGCGCAGGACCTGCTCGACAGCCTCGAGGGCCGCGTGCCGAACGGCGTGCTCGTGACGGTCCGGACGACGGTCGGGTCCACCCTCGAGGTCGGGGCGGTCGGCGGGTGA
- a CDS encoding Cof-type HAD-IIB family hydrolase translates to MPAPTPTPLPTPFPTPDFELAELRLVALDMDGSLLDDRKRLPDAFWPVLDRLLDRGVVVCPASGRQYATLRHQMGRDDLTYVAENGSLVVHDGRTLAVTPLALELAREVVRTVRDAVDGGAEHGTVLCGESSAYVERADRAFLEHVEPYYRRLTVVEDLTAVRDTVLKVAVYDFGPAQDGAGPLLSAYDEQARVLVSGEHWVDVMDTAADKGTALRAVQQGLGIGPEQTMAFGDYFNDVGMLAAAHWSFAMANAHPEVVAGARFVAPSNNDAGVVRTLAAALAAERPGDTPDAVG, encoded by the coding sequence GTGCCCGCACCTACCCCCACGCCTCTCCCCACGCCGTTCCCCACCCCCGACTTCGAGCTGGCGGAGCTGCGCCTGGTCGCGCTCGACATGGACGGCTCGCTCCTCGACGACCGCAAGCGCCTGCCCGACGCGTTCTGGCCCGTGCTCGACCGGCTGCTCGACCGCGGGGTCGTCGTCTGCCCCGCGTCCGGCCGGCAGTACGCGACGCTGCGGCACCAGATGGGCCGCGACGACCTGACCTACGTCGCGGAGAACGGCTCGCTCGTGGTCCACGACGGCCGGACGCTCGCCGTCACCCCGCTCGCGCTCGAGCTCGCGCGCGAGGTGGTGCGCACCGTGCGGGACGCGGTCGACGGCGGGGCGGAGCACGGGACCGTGCTGTGCGGCGAGTCCTCCGCGTACGTCGAGCGCGCCGACCGGGCGTTCCTCGAGCACGTGGAGCCGTACTACCGGCGGCTCACCGTGGTCGAGGACCTCACCGCCGTGCGGGACACCGTCCTCAAGGTCGCGGTCTACGACTTCGGTCCGGCGCAGGACGGTGCGGGACCGCTGCTGTCCGCCTACGACGAGCAGGCGCGCGTGCTGGTCTCCGGCGAGCACTGGGTCGACGTGATGGACACCGCCGCGGACAAGGGCACGGCGCTGCGCGCGGTCCAGCAGGGGCTCGGGATCGGGCCGGAGCAGACCATGGCGTTCGGCGACTACTTCAACGACGTCGGCATGCTCGCGGCGGCGCACTGGTCGTTCGCGATGGCGAACGCGCACCCCGAGGTCGTCGCGGGCGCGCGGTTCGTCGCGCCCTCCAACAACGACGCGGGCGTGGTGCGGACCCTCGCGGCGGCGCTCGCGGCGGAGCGGCCGGGCGACACGCCCGACGCCGTCGGCTGA